CAAGGAAATAGATAAGCATTAATTGGATTGGCCAACAAACTGAATGCATGATCTTGTCCTGATTGAGTGAACTTTTATTGTTCTTAAGTATTATTTTCTGGAAGTAAAAAATATTGTGTCAATCCTTACATGTGGTATTCTTCGGCTTGCAGATGAAAACTCATGGACCCGATATTTATGCTTTGTTCAACAAGAAGTTCTCTTCATTTGCAATATTTGACGGAAAGAATGATTCAAATATCCTCCCTTATCAATGTTCTTCTAAGTACCATGCTAGAGAGCAAGACAAGAAATTTATACTGGGTTTGATGAAGTGGTTGGTTGATCACAAGATTGATACAGGTACTCGCAAGTTGCATCACTAGTGCCAACTGCTGAGTGATGCTTATAATAGAATTCTGAGCtaaaagtatataataattgattatttaGCTTCTGAAGGTTGCAAAAAAGAATGTATCCTACATTGGTGATTCTATTTAGGTGTACATTTCCATTATGGATGTACGGGTAAATATAATATAGTGCATATTTGGTGTAGTTTGAAAGAATTTTCATGAAGAACCCTTGTCACACTTGTTTGACACAGACGTGTCAAGACAAAGAATGGATCCATATAGCATAGGATGGGGCAGCTAACTTTTCTTCCTGTGAAAGGTGTTTGAGATATGTGTATGCACATGTACCTGCAGCTATATCTAGTTGTTTTAGCTTCTCACATAATCTTAGTTATTGTTACTCTATCCTTCTTTGAAcatcagtttttctttcaattgatcCACTAACAAAATCCCTTCCCAGATGCCATTTGTATTCTGGTAGtgcttttcctttttctttggtaaattaatttattttgttgtttgaaTTTTCTGCAACCTCCCTCAGAATATGCTCACAATTTTCTTGGTACTCAGTAGATGCTtcattttcttgatagatttgaCTGATTTACATTCATTGAAAGAGATCAGAGAAGGAGAACGTTTCAACTTGATCTGCAAGGTACTTTCTTTTAATAAGTGATCTGCAAGATAGTTGTGTCTTGAAATAACTGTTCTTAAATGTATCTTGAATATATTGGCAAGCACAgtatgcgctacatcttcttaGGTACTAACACAACATTCAAAATCACTAACACTTCCATTGCAAATTACACTGGCATATGCCAGATTGTTCACGTATGTGAAGTTGAAAAAGACAAGTGGATGCTTCTCGTATGGGATGGCATGGATACTCCACCAGTCACTATCAAAACAAAGTGAGTGTTCCCTACTTTCTAATCAGGCTTCGAACTAGGGGTACAATAGTAATTTAATAGACAAATTTTAATCCCTCCCTTGATATAAGATACTTGTGCAGGAAGGAGTAATTGATGATCTTCCCTGGATTCTGACTTAGTGAAATGGCCACTTTGTGCTTGCGATGTGTGATACTGGCACTTCTGTTAGAATGATATTTCTTTTATCTGCTGTCACCAATGAACTAAAATTAAGTATGTGCTAGTGgaaactatatatatttaatgcaatactacatatttttttggtaattaaaTACTCccttgtttcaaaaagaatgacctcctttcctttttagtcaatttcaaaaagaaggaccccttttggtaacattttaacTTCAGTTTTCCACGTGACATATTTAAGGCCACAACATTAAAgggcaattttgtacatttgacataactttaatttaggaccacaagattcaaaagtcttctttattttcttaaactccgtgccaagtcaaactagaccattctttgtgaaacggagggagtactaGATTTATATCATAGTTGATGTTCTCTCTCAAAATAATGGTAAATTCGTTGAACAACAAGCTCAGAATTGGGGTTAAGAACAAGATATGCTTTGAGAGGAGGGGAAGACTGCAGATGGCTAGAGTCAAAAACAAATGTATCAAAGCTTGTTCTCTTGGTGTTATAGCAGTACTCTAGATAGGATGGACcaatatttgaactttttggattttctttttGTGGGGGTAGGGGGATGTAGTATGACTGTGGAGATGTTGTAGCTTTATCAAAAGAATTGGCCTTAAGAGCATAATTCAATAGGCCGAAGCTCTTTGATAATATTTCAAACATTAACGGCCAAACTTGTTTGCTTCCTGGTCTTAATGAGTATCACCAAATTTCCTAGATAACTAAGATTTGTATTACTCAAATTAGAAGGTCCAAGAAAGGATAAAGCCTCAAATGGCCCCTACAATATCTGCCTTCTTCCAATACATATAAAGATATAATCAAACCTCTGTTGAACTAATATTTACTTCAGAGAGGTAAACTGCATACCTGCTTGTCTGCTTCTTTGCAAAAAGCTTTCTCatatgttataaatgatttgGTACCGATCCTGATATGTTGTGGCCAATTGTTTTGTTATTACAGGCTAGAAGAAGAAATGGAAAACCCACTTCCATTGCAGCCTGTGGCCTTCACTTTGGAAAGAGATATTCTCTGTACCTTGCCACCTCTTGGAACTGTCTTGTGGGTAGCCGTTGATCGTTGCAACGAGAAACTTGGCTTTAACTTTCTCAAGAGCAATCGGTGGGTGAAACTTATTAACATTAGATGTGAACTTCATGCAGCATTGTGGCGTGCTGTCCTAATGCCCTTTACTAAGGTTTGCTACTTATCTGATGAAGATGACATCGTTTTACAGCGCATGAGGTATTTCTTCTTCCAGTTTTAATACATATATGGTACAATCTTGGGTGGaattttcttaaagaaaaataatgtagGTGTGAAACTCCTgtcagaaaagaaaaaagaaaaaaataaacaactgCGTGAAACTCAATTGCATGATAATGATGgtcatcatttttatttgacAAGCATGTCATACATAGCCCATGACTTCATAACATGGATGCTCATGCCCACCACAATTATCAGTTCCATATCTACTCTTGGAAGCAAGGTGTTTTGTAACAATCTATTATAATACCATGCCCTCTGAATTTACCTCAATTGTTTGCAATTCCCTGATAGGCAGTACGATGAGCGTCGTAAATCCAAATTGGGATGGATGCCTTCGTCAAGCTTTCCTTGGCCATCTGACATAACAGGTTTTGCCTTGTATGCTCAAGCAatgtttttgattctttaataaCACATTCtaacatttcttttatttcctaAATTCTCAGAGACCGACTACCCTAATGTACCTTTTGTCTCCTTGATGAGAGCTCTGGCTAATCCAAAGGTATCTCAACCACTTTACTGGGCCGCTATTTCCTTATTTTGCGCTCTTAGTATTCCAAGTATTGAAGATATATTAACACTATCtttaacaatttaattattGGACGTTGCAAAAAAACTTgcatctttgattttttattacaCATTGGCATCCTAATGCGTTATGTGCTTTCAGTTGATCCTGGCTAGGCTGGAAGAGTGTAGTAGTGATAGcggaagtattttttttttttaaccattTTTTTCCTCGATGTTGCAAACTACCTTACATCTTCACTCAAACATTTAACATTTCCTTTGCTTTATAATTGATGCTGAAATGGCTAAAAATCCTATTAAAATGGCAATGCATGATTGCTTTGATCTCTTTAAAGTACCAGTTGACAGTTTATATCAACTGGGTGAATCTTCTGGATACTTGGCAGCGTTAAAGACTAGAGAAAATGTTCGCAGTCAGTTTTATGTTATTCCTTCCTGATTATTCCATTGATCTGAATGACTTCTCTTTGTAAAGTTGCTTCTTATGGAAATATCTTTTCTTAGGTcttaaataagaataataagTTTCATTTCTCCTGCTGATTATACTGTATCTGTATTCCACTAGTGATAGTGGAAAAGGAGCGCACGGGAATAATATGTGGGGAAAATTGATGCTTGATGTAGTGCaagtttctttttcatttttatcacagAAGCTATTGAGTTAGGATGATTCTAAtaacattctttttcttttgtgctacatatatgtgatatatgacTTCACACTTTTTATCGCTTAACATCATTGAGCTTATTATATGGCTTTTTAACTGTTGTATTTCCTTTTCTTActgattttgatatgttttacttgagCTGAGAGTCTATTGGAAACAAcctctaccttcacaaggtagggGGCTGCATTACACATCACCCTCCCAAACCCaacttgtgggattacattgggtatgttgttgtttgttgttgtaCGTCATTGAGCTTATTGCTTGCAGGTCATAGGTAAATTCCACTGTGTAGTTCGAGTGGTAGCGGCATTTCCTTGGCTAGCTGAACATTTCCGTTCCCCTTCTGGGGTTTATAGGATCAGGTTGACCCTAGAGGATCCAACTGCAAGAATCCATGCATATCTGTATAAAGAGGATGCGGTAATAATTGTTTGTGTACTTGCATTCTTTTATCAATCTTTCTCGAGTATACTGCAGCACATTAATAGCCATTAGGGACTCTGTTTAATGACATAGCTCAGTATAAATATGTTTCCTGGACTTGGATACAGTATTTTATGTATGGTTTTATGTATTTGTGAGGATGTATATGACATACCTATACTCATACTCAACTGTTCGGCTTTGTTATCTTGAAGCAAAATGAAGATTCCTGTGTCATAGTTGTTGATACTATACAAACAACTATTTACTTGCCAAATCATCCACCAATTGATTTGGGAAATGATGAGATTGTGGCCCTTGAAGATTATGAATGGCAGGCCTCTATGTGCTACATAAAGACGATATTAAAATATCTGTTGGTTTATATTATTGCATAAAATTTGCTATGCATGCTTGAATTGTTTGAGCTACTAACTTATCAATCTTGGTTTTGACGTGATACTACTATACTTGCAGGAAAAGTTTTTTGACGGCTACCCCTCTGTTTATACATTAACAAAAAAGAGGAATTTGTTGCTTGGAACTTCTGAAGGCGATGATGATAGTGAAATGAATGATCATTTTAGAAATCCACCCTGGATCAGGTGTTGCTTGAAGTCTTACCATATCGATGACAATGATGTCTGGGGAAGTAGGAACTTTCGAATTTTTGCTACCACTCTGAAAGCATAGGAGATCGTCCATTCTGTATGCATACAGTGCTTTCAATTAATGTTATGCAGTTTGGCCTCTTCTTCAAATGTACCTAGACAGTTGCTAGCAAGTACAGTAAAAACCTCTTCGTTCGAAAAGATAACATCGAAATTCTTGGATGCAATTAGAAAAGTTAGAGATGAGCTTCAActagatttaattttttttaaaaaagactgAGCACAAtagaatcatatatatatttatgatattgaaCACAGTAGaatcatatatatttgtatttttaaagaattattaatttatgatattaatggaACCATATATTTATGTAGGgtcttctaaaaatatattatcttaatgaaattgatgattaagTCGGGAccatagaaaaatattattttaaaaagattattaatttatagagattTTACTGTAGCTCAGAATGACCATAACCTATTTTCATTTGCTTGTGTAGATGTTATCATCCTTGCACACAATACCTTTGCTTTCATGTAGTGAAAGAATATGATACTCCCTGTCAATACTAAATTTTCTTCATTGCCgtttcttttatttccttttggtATCATATAAAACGTCTGCTAGAACCATCCATGTGGGAGTTGAGACTACTTCATTCCCTCGAATCACTTGGCTGAGAGGTCAATATGCATGGTAGTTGTTTCAAGAAAACAGTTAGTGAAGCTTTTTAGAAATAGAACGTCGTGAACAATATCAAGTAGTTCACTGAGGAAATTACAAGATGCACAGAAAATATACTCATCAGATAGTTCGAATTTGCTGTGTCAAGTGTTAGAAACCAATGATTTATTCCTCTCTTCAACTACACAGAATAGCACAAGTGCTGCCATCTATCAATACAAAATCAACATGGCTACAAAACAGGTAAATTGGAAGCTAATAATTTCTCACTTTGACAGTTGAAGAGAAGATGCAAATTTCCACCAAACAAATTTGATAAAGAAACAAAATCCAGTATAGAAATACGAAACAATATACGATCTCTTGATACCAAAAGAACCCACACAATAGTAAGTTCAGAGAAAAAATTCCAAGTTTTATAGTTTGTCAATGTTTGTTGCATTGACATCACTTGCAAGTCATTGTGGTACTTACAATATCGCAAGCAATTCCCAAGCAACTTAAGCAATCTAGAATTATACTTTCATCTTTTGATTGTGCAACAAAGAGCTGCGTCAACATTAAAAGTAAATAACGAAGATTTG
This window of the Solanum pennellii chromosome 2, SPENNV200 genome carries:
- the LOC107009146 gene encoding protection of telomeres protein 1b-like isoform X2 → MNLNSSRDDYKILQIVDARAALGQKVNLIGVVIETGLPKKSRGTDVFCSIRIIDESFPSPGIAVNFFAETMDKLPEVLTVGDILQISQVVMKTHGPDIYALFNKKFSSFAIFDGKNDSNILPYQCSSKYHAREQDKKFILGLMKWLVDHKIDTDLTDLHSLKEIREGERFNLICKIVHVCEVEKDKWMLLVWDGMDTPPVTIKTKLEEEMENPLPLQPVAFTLERDILCTLPPLGTVLWVAVDRCNEKLGFNFLKSNRWVKLINIRCELHAALWRAVLMPFTKVCYLSDEDDIVLQRMRQYDERRKSKLGWMPSSSFPWPSDITETDYPNVPFVSLMRALANPKEKFFDGYPSVYTLTKKRNLLLGTSEGDDDSEMNDHFRNPPWIRCCLKSYHIDDNDVWGSRNFRIFATTLKA
- the LOC107009146 gene encoding protection of telomeres protein 1b-like isoform X3 translates to MPGLHLARKLISSASLSKPVFPRNPGARMKTHGPDIYALFNKKFSSFAIFDGKNDSNILPYQCSSKYHAREQDKKFILGLMKWLVDHKIDTDLTDLHSLKEIREGERFNLICKIVHVCEVEKDKWMLLVWDGMDTPPVTIKTKLEEEMENPLPLQPVAFTLERDILCTLPPLGTVLWVAVDRCNEKLGFNFLKSNRWVKLINIRCELHAALWRAVLMPFTKVCYLSDEDDIVLQRMRQYDERRKSKLGWMPSSSFPWPSDITETDYPNVPFVSLMRALANPKVIGKFHCVVRVVAAFPWLAEHFRSPSGVYRIRLTLEDPTARIHAYLYKEDAEKFFDGYPSVYTLTKKRNLLLGTSEGDDDSEMNDHFRNPPWIRCCLKSYHIDDNDVWGSRNFRIFATTLKA
- the LOC107009146 gene encoding protection of telomeres protein 1b-like isoform X1 encodes the protein MNLNSSRDDYKILQIVDARAALGQKVNLIGVVIETGLPKKSRGTDVFCSIRIIDESFPSPGIAVNFFAETMDKLPEVLTVGDILQISQVVMKTHGPDIYALFNKKFSSFAIFDGKNDSNILPYQCSSKYHAREQDKKFILGLMKWLVDHKIDTDLTDLHSLKEIREGERFNLICKIVHVCEVEKDKWMLLVWDGMDTPPVTIKTKLEEEMENPLPLQPVAFTLERDILCTLPPLGTVLWVAVDRCNEKLGFNFLKSNRWVKLINIRCELHAALWRAVLMPFTKVCYLSDEDDIVLQRMRQYDERRKSKLGWMPSSSFPWPSDITETDYPNVPFVSLMRALANPKVIGKFHCVVRVVAAFPWLAEHFRSPSGVYRIRLTLEDPTARIHAYLYKEDAEKFFDGYPSVYTLTKKRNLLLGTSEGDDDSEMNDHFRNPPWIRCCLKSYHIDDNDVWGSRNFRIFATTLKA